One window from the genome of Candidatus Eisenbacteria bacterium encodes:
- a CDS encoding nitroreductase family protein: protein MDLFEAIHDRRSIREYEERPVSEETMEALLRAAMAAPSAGNARPWAFLTLTDRKLLDAIPEIHPHAKMAARAPAAVLVCAEPGREKYPGNWPQDCAAATQNLLLAAHASGLGAVWCGVWPNRERMENFRRVFALPEGIEPHALVCLGYRAETKTRADRYEPERVHRNGW, encoded by the coding sequence TTGGACCTTTTCGAGGCGATTCACGATCGAAGGAGCATCCGCGAGTACGAGGAGCGACCGGTGTCGGAGGAGACGATGGAAGCGCTGCTCCGGGCGGCGATGGCCGCGCCGAGCGCGGGGAACGCTCGCCCCTGGGCGTTCCTGACTCTCACGGACCGGAAGCTGTTGGACGCGATCCCGGAAATACACCCCCACGCGAAGATGGCCGCCCGCGCCCCGGCCGCGGTGCTGGTCTGCGCGGAACCCGGCCGCGAGAAGTACCCGGGCAACTGGCCTCAGGACTGCGCGGCGGCGACGCAGAACCTTCTCCTCGCCGCCCACGCCTCCGGCCTCGGCGCGGTCTGGTGCGGCGTCTGGCCGAACCGGGAGAGGATGGAAAATTTCCGGCGGGTCTTCGCGCTCCCCGAAGGGATCGAGCCGCACGCCCTGGTCTGCCTGGGCTATCGGGCGGAGACGAAAACGCGCGCCGACCGCTACGAGCCGGAGCGCGTCCACCGGAACGGTTGGTAG